The following are from one region of the Cloacibacterium sp. TD35 genome:
- a CDS encoding CoA-disulfide reductase has protein sequence MKILIVGGVAGGATAATRLRRLSEENEVIIFEKGQYVSFANCGLPYHISGTIDKRDALLLQTPESLKERYNLDVRVFTEVLSIYTDEKKVSVKNLQTGEIYLESYDKLLLSPGAEPIKPPFEGIDSDKIYTLRNIPDMDKIVAKTKNAQNFVVVGGGFIGLEVAENLIEAGKSVKLVELGNQVMAPVDFDIASFVHEKAKQKGLELLLNVGVEKFNDKGETIEVFLNNGTSVETDAVILAIGVKPETKLAVEAGLEIGETRGILVNEFMQTSNPDIYAVGDAIEVTHYINNKKVLIPLAWPANRQGRIVADNIVLGNQYKYTGSLGSSILKFFELSVASTGLNEKTLKRFGIPYKTAIVTRGHHAGYYPGAKNMVLKVIFDENGKIFGAQAVGEAGVDKRIDVIATAIKGNLTVYDLPEIEITYAPPFNSAKDPVNIAGYTAENILKGDLEMVNYDEFWDFVKENDAVILDVRTSKEFSGGHIEGALNINVDDLRANLENLDKNKTYAIYCQVGLRGYLANRILKNNGFKVVNLNGGYNLWSKVQS, from the coding sequence ATGAAAATACTAATAGTAGGAGGAGTTGCAGGAGGCGCAACAGCAGCAACTAGATTGAGAAGACTCTCAGAAGAAAACGAAGTCATTATTTTTGAAAAAGGACAATATGTAAGTTTTGCGAATTGTGGTTTGCCTTATCATATCAGCGGAACGATTGACAAGAGAGACGCTCTTTTATTGCAAACACCAGAATCTCTTAAAGAAAGATACAACTTAGATGTAAGAGTTTTTACAGAAGTTTTATCTATTTATACAGACGAGAAAAAAGTCTCTGTCAAAAATTTACAAACCGGCGAAATTTACTTAGAGAGCTATGACAAGTTATTGCTTTCTCCAGGTGCGGAACCTATAAAACCCCCTTTTGAAGGAATTGATTCTGATAAAATTTATACGCTCAGAAATATTCCTGATATGGATAAAATTGTAGCAAAGACCAAAAATGCGCAGAATTTTGTAGTTGTAGGGGGAGGTTTCATTGGCTTAGAAGTTGCCGAAAACCTAATTGAAGCTGGGAAATCTGTGAAATTGGTAGAACTCGGCAATCAAGTAATGGCACCTGTAGATTTTGATATCGCAAGTTTCGTTCACGAAAAAGCCAAACAAAAAGGGCTTGAATTGTTGTTAAACGTTGGCGTAGAAAAATTCAATGACAAAGGTGAAACCATAGAAGTGTTCTTAAATAATGGAACTTCTGTAGAAACTGATGCTGTAATTCTTGCAATCGGTGTAAAACCAGAAACCAAATTAGCAGTAGAAGCTGGTTTAGAAATTGGTGAAACCCGAGGGATTTTGGTCAATGAATTTATGCAAACTTCGAATCCAGATATTTACGCGGTAGGGGATGCAATAGAAGTGACTCACTATATCAATAATAAAAAAGTTTTGATTCCTTTAGCTTGGCCTGCAAATAGACAAGGTAGAATAGTAGCAGACAATATCGTTTTAGGAAATCAATATAAATATACAGGAAGTCTAGGCTCTTCTATTTTGAAATTTTTTGAACTTTCTGTAGCCTCAACTGGGTTGAATGAAAAAACATTAAAACGTTTCGGTATTCCTTATAAAACAGCCATTGTAACACGCGGTCATCATGCTGGTTATTATCCTGGAGCAAAAAATATGGTTCTGAAAGTAATTTTTGATGAAAATGGTAAAATTTTCGGAGCTCAAGCTGTTGGCGAAGCTGGTGTAGATAAAAGAATAGACGTAATCGCGACGGCCATCAAAGGAAATCTTACGGTTTATGATTTGCCAGAAATAGAAATTACGTATGCTCCTCCTTTTAACTCAGCGAAAGATCCTGTAAATATTGCAGGGTATACTGCAGAAAACATTTTGAAAGGAGATTTAGAAATGGTGAATTATGATGAATTTTGGGATTTTGTAAAAGAAAATGATGCTGTAATTCTAGATGTAAGAACTTCTAAGGAATTTTCTGGTGGGCATATAGAAGGTGCTTTAAATATTAATGTAGATGATTTACGAGCAAATCTCGAAAATTTAGATAAAAATAAAACATATGCCATTTATTGCCAAGTTGGTTTGCGTGGTTATTTAGCGAATAGAATTCTAAAAAATAACGGCTTTAAAGTAGTTAACCTAAACGGAGGGTATAATCTTTGGTCAAAAGTTCAATCATAG
- a CDS encoding 1-acyl-sn-glycerol-3-phosphate acyltransferase, translated as MKKIIAKFILWVWGWKIVLEGPASNLDRCVLVVAPHTANDEYILGNLAYWVLDKKLKVIIKDAHTKAWYGFIVKALGGVGIDRSQRNDLVNFVKNEFAKDDFSLVITPEGTRSLVNKWRKGFYHMAKESNVPIVIAAGDFKTKSIHLGKQISAEDIQTRSYESIMEELQEYYKKITPKYPEKWNPKIY; from the coding sequence ATTAAAAAAATTATCGCAAAGTTTATCCTTTGGGTTTGGGGTTGGAAGATTGTGTTAGAAGGTCCCGCAAGTAATTTAGACCGTTGCGTTTTAGTCGTAGCTCCACACACTGCTAATGATGAATACATTTTAGGAAATCTAGCTTATTGGGTTCTTGATAAGAAATTAAAAGTTATCATTAAAGATGCTCATACTAAGGCTTGGTACGGTTTTATCGTAAAAGCATTGGGAGGAGTTGGAATCGATAGAAGCCAAAGAAATGACTTGGTTAATTTTGTAAAAAATGAATTTGCAAAAGATGATTTCAGCTTAGTGATTACACCAGAAGGAACAAGAAGTCTTGTTAACAAATGGAGAAAAGGATTCTATCACATGGCAAAAGAATCAAACGTTCCTATCGTTATCGCTGCTGGAGATTTTAAAACCAAAAGTATTCATTTAGGTAAACAAATTTCTGCCGAAGACATTCAGACCAGAAGCTACGAAAGCATCATGGAAGAATTACAAGAATATTACAAAAAAATCACTCCAAAATATCCAGAAAAGTGGAATCCAAAAATCTACTAA
- a CDS encoding PaaI family thioesterase, which yields MITNEEKLAQLNLWNKNTLMETLEIVFTDLGDDYLVGTMPVNSRVHQPLGLLHGGANIAFAESLGSCLSNILVAHEGKAAVGTNINSNHLKSKTEGTVTGTAKMIRKGQTLHFLEIEIKDENGSLLCHSTMTNMVINRKIEK from the coding sequence ATGATAACCAACGAAGAAAAATTAGCACAGCTCAACCTTTGGAATAAAAACACTTTAATGGAAACTTTAGAAATCGTTTTTACCGATTTAGGAGACGATTATTTGGTAGGAACTATGCCCGTAAATTCTAGAGTTCATCAGCCATTAGGTTTATTGCATGGTGGTGCTAACATTGCATTTGCTGAAAGTTTAGGCTCATGTCTTTCTAATATATTGGTAGCTCACGAAGGAAAAGCTGCTGTAGGAACTAATATTAATTCTAATCACCTCAAAAGTAAAACAGAGGGAACAGTTACAGGAACGGCTAAAATGATTAGAAAAGGACAAACGCTCCATTTTCTGGAAATAGAAATAAAAGACGAAAACGGAAGTTTACTGTGTCATTCTACGATGACGAATATGGTGATTAACCGAAAAATAGAAAAGTAA
- a CDS encoding PspC domain-containing protein: protein MNKTLSIGLAGFSFVIEEHAYIKLSDYLTALRSSLEESEADEIMHDIEIRIVEILKDNMGKREVVNDDDIEKVIAQIGKPEVIEEQEEAYFSDKTANKKSRPSFSSAQQKQLFRDPENMKLAGVCSGLAAYFGIDVTWMRVIWFGVAFLGLFTAGISTTLIIFLYVVFWIILPKAETAADFLKMKGKPLNFDNLKEESSNIVKFANESTAKVGEMYNEAKPVVTSAGSGLLNVLRVLFGAIFAFLALGAIIGLFFFFNLFGNPDFPGVSKMNFLFDDGGMKYILSSLIVLGTLFPAVLFSLISIKLLSPKTKLRNLGYVLGGLFLAIVLLGTYFGVNMAKIDMSYKGDKEETENISINVQPTDSLIIDKKQVNIPANYTAYDDDIFSDKKMVFEEDYPNVEVVRNANITQPYLIIKKYAEGYNKPLELNVPVEVVGNKILLPNFVSYPYQYRFRHYSVDYELVVPKDMKVAKGNEHLNVNGDLNANGIDDDEENNNNNNGDIVIEKNKININGTTIEYDSENADSVIINGKKYPKKVADSILEKDIKNINSLKDLENLKDLNISIKDGDSKIEINTKK from the coding sequence ATGAACAAAACATTATCAATAGGACTTGCTGGTTTTTCTTTCGTAATAGAAGAACACGCATACATAAAACTGAGTGACTACCTCACTGCACTGAGAAGTTCTCTAGAGGAATCAGAAGCAGACGAAATTATGCATGATATCGAAATTAGAATTGTAGAAATTCTAAAAGATAACATGGGAAAAAGAGAAGTGGTAAATGATGATGATATAGAAAAAGTAATTGCCCAAATTGGTAAACCAGAAGTAATAGAAGAACAAGAAGAAGCTTATTTTTCTGATAAAACTGCCAATAAAAAATCAAGACCTTCATTTTCTTCGGCACAGCAAAAACAACTGTTCCGTGACCCAGAAAACATGAAATTAGCAGGTGTTTGCTCTGGTCTGGCTGCCTATTTTGGAATAGATGTAACTTGGATGAGAGTCATCTGGTTTGGTGTAGCATTTTTAGGATTGTTCACTGCCGGGATCTCTACTACTCTTATCATTTTCTTATATGTAGTTTTTTGGATTATCCTTCCTAAAGCAGAAACTGCAGCAGATTTTCTTAAAATGAAAGGTAAACCATTAAACTTCGACAACTTAAAAGAAGAATCTAGCAATATCGTAAAGTTTGCCAATGAATCTACTGCAAAAGTTGGCGAAATGTACAATGAAGCTAAACCTGTAGTAACTTCTGCTGGTAGCGGATTGCTAAATGTTTTAAGAGTTCTTTTTGGTGCTATTTTCGCTTTCTTGGCACTTGGAGCAATCATCGGTTTATTCTTCTTTTTCAATTTATTTGGAAATCCTGATTTTCCTGGTGTAAGCAAAATGAACTTCTTGTTTGACGATGGCGGAATGAAATATATCCTTTCTTCTCTGATTGTATTAGGAACATTATTTCCTGCGGTTCTTTTCAGCTTAATCAGCATCAAATTATTATCTCCTAAAACTAAATTAAGAAACTTAGGATATGTATTAGGTGGTTTATTCTTAGCAATTGTTCTTTTAGGAACTTATTTCGGAGTAAACATGGCAAAAATAGATATGTCTTACAAAGGTGACAAAGAAGAAACTGAAAATATTTCCATCAATGTACAACCTACAGACAGCCTTATCATTGACAAAAAACAAGTAAACATTCCAGCGAATTACACTGCTTATGATGATGATATTTTCTCAGACAAGAAAATGGTTTTCGAAGAAGATTATCCAAATGTAGAAGTAGTAAGAAATGCTAATATTACTCAGCCTTACCTCATCATCAAAAAATATGCGGAAGGTTACAATAAACCTCTAGAACTTAATGTTCCTGTAGAAGTGGTAGGCAACAAAATTTTATTACCAAATTTCGTAAGTTATCCTTACCAATACAGATTCAGACATTACAGTGTAGATTATGAATTGGTGGTACCAAAAGACATGAAAGTTGCAAAAGGAAACGAGCATCTAAATGTAAACGGTGACCTAAATGCAAACGGAATAGATGATGACGAAGAAAATAATAACAATAATAATGGAGATATCGTCATAGAAAAAAATAAAATAAACATCAACGGAACTACTATAGAATACGATTCTGAAAATGCTGACAGTGTAATTATCAACGGAAAAAAATATCCTAAAAAAGTTGCAGACAGCATTTTAGAAAAAGACATCAAAAATATTAACAGTCTAAAAGATTTAGAAAATTTAAAAGACCTTAATATTTCAATTAAAGATGGAGATTCTAAGATAGAAATTAACACTAAGAAATAA
- a CDS encoding NAD(P)-binding protein, which produces MEFYNQDLTKYTDLHAHSTGTGSVRKSKPEYVHFFPPCNNACPAGENIQAWLSLAQEGKIEDAWRKLTEQNPMAAIHGRVCYHPCENSCNRKDLDSSVSIHAVERFLGDEALKNNWQFYPPKTLTGKKIMIVGAGPSGLSAAYHLRKLGHEVTIFEAGPVAGGMMNFGIPAYRMPRNILQAEIKRIENFGVKIVLNYKVQDILKEKENGGFDAVFVAIGAHLAKKVNIPAQEASKILDAVSFLKEADENSDNKPLLGRRVAIYGGGNTAMDAARTAKRLGADEAMIIYRRDREHMPAHEFEADEALSEGVKIHWLSSIKNMETSSITVEKMQVIDGKAVPTGEYETLEADSLILALGQEADTDFLKNIEGITFKEDGTTVEVNPSMMTGYPGIFAGGDMVPSERTVTIATGHGKKAARNIDAWLRNTTYEKPANNPLVTIEQLQIWFKTNAQAKQQQHLDLEKAVETFDEIVAGYTTEEAVYEAQRCLSCGNCFECDSCYGACPEGAISKNGKGEGYTINYDLCTGCGVCAEQCPCHALDMVLEH; this is translated from the coding sequence ATGGAATTTTACAATCAAGACTTAACCAAATACACTGATTTACATGCGCATAGCACGGGAACGGGTTCTGTGAGAAAAAGTAAGCCAGAGTATGTACATTTTTTTCCTCCTTGTAATAACGCTTGTCCAGCTGGCGAAAACATTCAGGCTTGGCTTTCTCTTGCTCAAGAAGGAAAAATAGAAGACGCTTGGAGAAAACTCACCGAGCAAAATCCTATGGCTGCAATTCATGGGAGAGTTTGTTATCATCCTTGCGAAAATTCTTGCAACAGAAAAGATTTAGACTCTTCGGTAAGTATTCACGCGGTAGAAAGATTCTTAGGAGACGAAGCACTTAAAAATAATTGGCAATTTTATCCTCCTAAAACACTTACGGGTAAGAAAATTATGATTGTAGGTGCAGGTCCTTCTGGACTTTCGGCAGCGTATCATCTTAGAAAATTAGGTCACGAAGTAACTATTTTCGAAGCAGGACCTGTTGCTGGAGGGATGATGAATTTCGGGATTCCTGCGTACAGAATGCCTAGAAATATTCTTCAGGCAGAGATTAAAAGAATTGAAAATTTCGGAGTAAAAATTGTTCTGAATTATAAAGTACAAGATATTCTCAAAGAAAAAGAAAATGGTGGTTTTGATGCGGTTTTTGTAGCTATTGGAGCGCATTTAGCCAAAAAAGTAAATATTCCAGCTCAAGAAGCGAGTAAAATTTTAGATGCGGTTTCTTTCTTGAAAGAAGCTGATGAAAATAGCGATAATAAACCACTTTTAGGAAGAAGAGTTGCGATTTATGGCGGTGGAAATACCGCAATGGATGCAGCTAGAACTGCCAAAAGATTAGGGGCAGATGAAGCCATGATTATTTACAGAAGAGACCGTGAACATATGCCTGCTCATGAATTTGAGGCAGATGAAGCATTAAGCGAAGGGGTAAAAATCCATTGGTTGAGCTCTATTAAAAACATGGAAACCTCTTCAATCACCGTTGAAAAAATGCAAGTGATTGACGGAAAAGCGGTTCCAACTGGCGAATACGAAACTTTAGAAGCAGACTCTTTAATTCTAGCTTTGGGTCAAGAAGCAGATACAGATTTCTTAAAAAACATAGAAGGAATTACCTTCAAAGAAGATGGAACTACAGTTGAGGTAAATCCATCAATGATGACAGGTTATCCAGGAATTTTTGCAGGCGGTGATATGGTTCCTAGTGAAAGAACCGTAACGATTGCTACAGGTCATGGTAAAAAAGCAGCTAGAAATATTGATGCTTGGCTTAGAAATACTACTTACGAGAAACCTGCCAATAATCCTTTGGTAACGATTGAGCAGTTACAAATTTGGTTTAAAACCAATGCACAAGCTAAACAGCAACAGCACTTAGATTTAGAAAAAGCGGTAGAAACTTTTGACGAAATTGTAGCAGGTTATACCACAGAAGAAGCAGTTTACGAAGCTCAACGTTGTCTCTCTTGCGGAAATTGTTTCGAGTGTGACAGTTGTTATGGAGCGTGTCCAGAAGGTGCGATTTCCAAAAATGGAAAAGGAGAAGGTTACACCATCAATTATGATTTGTGTACAGGTTGTGGCGTTTGCGCAGAACAATGTCCTTGTCACGCTTTAGATATGGTTTTAGAACATTAA
- a CDS encoding PspC domain-containing protein yields the protein MKTYQQNENQYHTGCRAKLTRDGDNRRIAGVCSGLGRYFGIDVSLVRVAWFLLAFFGIFSAGISTFMVVFVYFLLWLLLPKTRTIHYFEERK from the coding sequence ATGAAAACTTATCAACAAAACGAAAACCAATATCACACTGGTTGTAGAGCAAAATTAACTCGCGATGGAGACAATAGAAGAATCGCTGGTGTTTGTTCAGGACTTGGAAGATATTTCGGGATAGATGTATCTTTAGTAAGAGTAGCATGGTTCTTACTAGCATTCTTCGGAATATTTTCAGCGGGAATTTCTACGTTTATGGTCGTATTCGTCTATTTTTTACTTTGGTTACTTTTACCAAAAACGAGAACGATTCACTACTTCGAAGAAAGAAAATAG
- the nifJ gene encoding pyruvate:ferredoxin (flavodoxin) oxidoreductase yields MKNQNKIIATIDGNEAAAYIAYRVNEVCAIYPITPSSTMAELADEWASKGIKNIWGNVPEIIEMQSEGGAAGTVHGSLQAGALTTTFTASQGLMLMLPNMYKIAGELTSAVFHVAARSLAAQALSIFGDHQDVMAARTTGFAMLSSTSVQEAHDMALIAQATTLRARIPFIHFFDGFRTSHEVNKINLLNDDQIRAMIDDELVIAHRNRSLNPDKPFVRGTAQNPDVYFQGRETSNPFYAKIPTILKEEMKKFSEISGRNYAPVTYYGHPEAENVIVIMGSGVETVIPTSEFLNKNGEKTGVLKISLFRPFPNEDFISVLPRSVKKIAVLDRTKEPGSNGEPMYQDVLVCLTEALTNGTLDKMPKIIGGRYGLSSKEFTPAMVKAVYDNLKTENSKNHFTVGITDDVSFTSINVDYNFKLDDSGWNQALFFGLGADGTVGANKNSIKIIGENTELSAQGYFVYDSKKSGAKTVSHLRFGHEPIEAPYLISKANFIACHFFKFLENEDMLSFAKNGAKFLLNSPYSKDEVWDKLPYQVQQQLIEKNIKFFVIDANEVAEKTGMRGRINTIMQTCFFKLSGVLPEDEAIKQIKKAIEKTYIKKGQAVVDKNFEAVDQTLANLFEVKIPNAVTAEKGEEQTVDENTPDFVKNITYKMMIGKGDDLPVSAIPADGTYPNGTTKWEKRNISEKVAHWNADICIQCGNCSFVCPHSVIRSKFYHKDLLTEVPEGFQSAPINARGFPETKFTLQVYEEDCTGCKLCYEACPVIDQENEELRAINILPKNPDLKKHRKVISYFEKLPIHDKNMVNYSTVHGVQFLEPMFEFSGACAGCGETPYIKVLTQLFGDRLMVANATGCSSIYGGNLPTTPWSSNSKGKGPAWSNSLFEDNAEFGLGMRLSADKQLQMAHYYAEKLKPELGEDFINEILNAPQKLESQIIKQRERVEILKNRLQFSENPDAKHLYSLADHLVHRAVWLIGGDGWAYDIGSGGLDHALSTGRNINVLVLDTEVYSNTGGQSSKATPTAASAKFATAGKRVGKKDLAMQAISYGNVYVATVAMGANPQQTLLAMREAEAYDGPSLILAYSHCIAHGIDMEKGLNQQKMAVASGYWPLIRFNPVLRKNNKNPFILDSIRPTIPFEEYAYNELRYRVLKQTQPQDAEHLMKLAQEIVDLRWKTYEDMASLGAENFQPTF; encoded by the coding sequence ATGAAAAATCAAAATAAAATAATAGCAACCATAGACGGCAACGAAGCTGCTGCTTACATCGCGTACAGAGTAAACGAAGTTTGTGCCATTTATCCTATTACGCCATCTTCTACTATGGCAGAACTAGCAGACGAATGGGCGTCAAAAGGAATTAAAAATATCTGGGGAAATGTTCCCGAAATTATAGAAATGCAAAGTGAAGGCGGTGCAGCAGGTACTGTACACGGTTCACTTCAGGCAGGTGCTTTAACCACAACTTTCACCGCATCTCAAGGTTTAATGCTCATGCTTCCAAATATGTACAAAATTGCAGGGGAGCTAACCAGTGCAGTTTTTCACGTTGCGGCGCGATCTTTGGCAGCGCAAGCTTTGTCTATTTTTGGTGACCATCAAGATGTAATGGCAGCCAGAACTACAGGTTTTGCAATGCTTTCTTCTACAAGTGTTCAAGAAGCGCATGACATGGCGCTCATTGCACAAGCTACTACTTTAAGAGCGAGAATTCCTTTCATTCATTTCTTTGACGGTTTCAGAACTTCTCACGAGGTGAATAAGATTAATCTTTTAAATGATGATCAAATCCGTGCAATGATAGATGATGAATTGGTGATTGCACATAGAAATAGAAGTCTAAACCCAGATAAGCCTTTCGTAAGAGGAACTGCTCAGAATCCAGATGTTTATTTCCAAGGAAGAGAAACTTCTAATCCTTTTTATGCTAAAATTCCTACCATTTTAAAGGAAGAAATGAAGAAATTCTCTGAAATTTCAGGCAGAAATTATGCTCCTGTAACGTATTACGGGCATCCAGAAGCAGAAAATGTTATCGTAATTATGGGTTCTGGAGTAGAAACAGTGATTCCAACTTCAGAATTTCTCAATAAAAATGGAGAAAAAACAGGTGTTCTTAAAATCTCGTTGTTCAGACCATTCCCAAATGAAGATTTTATTTCGGTTTTACCAAGATCAGTGAAAAAAATTGCCGTTTTAGATAGAACCAAAGAGCCAGGAAGCAATGGCGAACCTATGTATCAAGATGTTTTGGTTTGTCTTACAGAAGCGCTCACCAATGGAACTTTAGATAAAATGCCGAAAATTATTGGTGGTAGATACGGACTTTCGTCTAAAGAATTTACACCAGCTATGGTAAAAGCGGTTTATGATAATTTAAAAACTGAAAATTCTAAAAACCATTTTACGGTAGGGATTACAGATGATGTAAGTTTTACCAGTATTAATGTAGATTATAACTTTAAATTAGATGATTCTGGATGGAACCAAGCACTATTTTTCGGTTTGGGAGCAGATGGAACCGTAGGCGCGAATAAAAACTCGATTAAGATTATTGGCGAAAATACAGAACTTTCAGCGCAAGGATATTTCGTTTATGATTCTAAAAAATCTGGAGCGAAAACCGTTTCTCACCTTCGTTTTGGGCACGAACCAATTGAAGCACCTTATTTGATTTCAAAAGCAAATTTCATCGCTTGTCATTTCTTCAAATTTTTAGAAAATGAAGATATGCTCAGTTTTGCTAAAAATGGAGCGAAATTTTTATTGAATTCGCCTTATTCTAAAGACGAAGTTTGGGATAAATTGCCTTATCAAGTTCAGCAACAATTGATTGAAAAAAACATTAAATTTTTCGTTATAGATGCCAATGAAGTTGCCGAAAAAACAGGAATGCGAGGCAGAATTAATACCATTATGCAAACTTGTTTCTTTAAGCTTTCAGGAGTTTTACCAGAAGATGAAGCAATTAAGCAAATTAAAAAAGCAATTGAAAAAACGTATATCAAAAAAGGTCAAGCTGTAGTAGACAAAAACTTTGAAGCGGTAGACCAAACTTTGGCGAATTTGTTTGAAGTTAAAATCCCAAATGCGGTAACTGCCGAAAAAGGAGAGGAGCAAACTGTTGACGAAAATACACCAGATTTTGTGAAAAATATCACTTATAAAATGATGATTGGCAAAGGTGATGATTTGCCTGTAAGTGCTATTCCTGCTGATGGAACGTATCCAAACGGAACTACAAAATGGGAAAAACGTAATATTTCTGAAAAAGTAGCCCATTGGAATGCAGATATCTGTATTCAGTGTGGAAATTGTAGTTTTGTGTGTCCTCATTCTGTGATTCGTTCTAAATTTTATCACAAAGATTTATTGACCGAAGTTCCAGAAGGTTTTCAATCTGCACCAATTAATGCAAGAGGTTTCCCAGAAACTAAGTTCACACTTCAGGTGTACGAAGAAGATTGTACTGGTTGTAAATTATGCTACGAAGCTTGTCCAGTAATTGATCAAGAAAATGAAGAATTACGCGCGATTAATATTTTACCAAAAAATCCAGACCTTAAAAAACATAGAAAAGTGATTTCTTATTTCGAGAAATTGCCAATTCACGATAAAAATATGGTGAATTATTCTACAGTTCACGGCGTACAATTCTTAGAACCGATGTTCGAGTTTTCTGGAGCTTGTGCAGGTTGTGGAGAAACACCTTACATTAAAGTTCTTACTCAACTTTTCGGTGATAGATTAATGGTAGCCAATGCAACGGGTTGTTCATCAATCTACGGCGGAAATTTACCAACTACACCTTGGAGTTCTAATTCTAAAGGAAAAGGACCAGCTTGGAGCAATTCTCTCTTCGAAGATAATGCCGAATTTGGTCTGGGAATGAGACTTTCTGCGGATAAGCAATTACAAATGGCTCATTATTACGCCGAAAAATTAAAACCAGAGTTGGGCGAAGATTTCATCAATGAAATTCTAAATGCACCTCAAAAATTAGAAAGTCAAATCATCAAACAAAGAGAAAGAGTAGAAATTCTAAAAAATAGATTGCAATTTTCTGAAAATCCAGATGCGAAACACCTCTATTCTCTTGCAGACCACTTGGTTCACCGTGCTGTTTGGCTCATTGGTGGTGATGGTTGGGCTTATGATATCGGAAGTGGAGGTTTAGACCACGCCCTTTCTACAGGAAGAAATATCAATGTTTTGGTTTTAGATACTGAGGTTTATAGTAATACGGGTGGACAAAGTTCTAAAGCAACGCCTACAGCTGCTTCTGCGAAATTTGCAACTGCAGGAAAACGTGTTGGCAAAAAAGATTTGGCCATGCAAGCTATTTCTTACGGAAATGTTTACGTAGCAACCGTTGCAATGGGAGCAAATCCTCAACAAACATTATTGGCAATGCGAGAAGCAGAAGCTTATGACGGTCCTTCATTAATTCTAGCGTACAGTCATTGTATTGCACACGGAATTGATATGGAAAAAGGCTTAAATCAACAAAAAATGGCTGTAGCAAGTGGATATTGGCCATTGATTAGATTCAATCCTGTATTGAGAAAAAATAATAAAAATCCGTTTATCTTAGATTCTATTCGTCCTACAATTCCGTTTGAAGAATATGCGTACAACGAATTGCGCTACCGAGTTCTAAAACAAACGCAACCGCAAGATGCGGAACATTTGATGAAGTTGGCGCAAGAAATTGTAGACCTAAGATGGAAAACGTATGAAGATATGGCTTCACTTGGAGCCGAAAA
- a CDS encoding PadR family transcriptional regulator yields MNTENTKAQMRKGILEFCILSLINNKEMYVSDLIDELKKGKLDVVEGTLYPLLTRLKNGEFLAYRWEESTSGPPRKYYQITEKGKTFLAELQNTWNELTESVNQITKTS; encoded by the coding sequence ATGAACACAGAAAATACCAAAGCGCAAATGCGAAAAGGAATTCTAGAGTTCTGTATTTTGAGCCTTATCAATAATAAAGAAATGTATGTTTCTGATTTAATAGACGAACTCAAAAAAGGAAAGCTAGATGTAGTAGAAGGAACTCTTTATCCGCTACTTACAAGATTGAAAAATGGAGAATTTCTTGCTTACAGATGGGAAGAATCTACCAGTGGACCGCCAAGAAAATACTACCAAATTACTGAAAAAGGAAAAACTTTTTTAGCAGAATTACAAAATACTTGGAATGAATTAACAGAATCTGTAAACCAAATCACCAAAACATCATAA